The proteins below are encoded in one region of Segatella copri:
- a CDS encoding translation factor GTPase family protein → MRVYQTNEIKNIALLGSAGSGKTTLAESMLFEAGVIKRKGSVEAKNTVSDYFPVELEYGYSVFPTVFHVEWNNKKLNIIDCPGSDDFVGGAITSLNVTDQAVILINGQYGPEVGTQNNFRYTEKLGKPVIFLVNQLDSDKCDFDNIIATMKDIYGSKCVQIQYPIETGSGFNALIDVLLMKKYSWKPEGGAPIIEDIPEEEMEKAMELHTALVEAAAENDEGLMEKFFESESLTEDELREGIRKGLVTRSIFPVFCVCAGKSMGVHRLMEFLGNVVPFVSEMPKLHNTRGEEITPDSNGPESVYFFKTGMEPHIGEVSYFKVMSGSIKNGDDLTNADRGSKERIGQIYACAGANRVPVEQLNAGDIGCTVKMKDVKTGNTLNGKGAEWRFDFIKYPNPKYSRAIKAANVQDTEKLMAALLKMRQEDPTWIVDQSKELRQVIVRGQGEFHLRTLKWRLENNEKLNVTFEEPRIPYRETITKKARADYRHKKQSGGSGQFGEVHLIVEPYAEGMPDPTSFTFNGQEFKMNIKSREEVSLPWGGKLVFLNSVVGGAIDARFMPAILKGIMDCMEHGPLTGSYARDVRVIVYDGKMHPVDSNELSFMLAARHAFSDAFKQAGPKILEPIYDLEVYVPADFMGDVMSDLQGRRALIMGMDSEAGYQKLSAKIPLKELASYSISLSSLTGGRASFTTKFASYELVPSDIQSKLIADHEAELEKDAE, encoded by the coding sequence ATGAGAGTTTATCAGACAAATGAGATTAAAAACATTGCGCTGTTGGGCAGTGCGGGTAGCGGCAAGACTACACTTGCCGAGAGTATGTTATTTGAAGCAGGCGTTATCAAGCGTAAAGGCTCTGTAGAAGCGAAAAATACGGTGAGCGACTACTTCCCAGTTGAGTTGGAATACGGCTACTCTGTGTTCCCTACAGTTTTTCATGTAGAGTGGAACAACAAGAAGCTTAACATTATAGATTGCCCAGGTAGCGATGATTTCGTGGGAGGCGCCATTACTTCACTCAATGTTACCGATCAGGCAGTTATCCTTATTAATGGTCAGTATGGTCCAGAAGTAGGTACACAGAACAACTTCCGTTATACAGAGAAGTTGGGTAAACCTGTCATCTTCCTGGTAAACCAGCTCGACTCAGACAAGTGCGACTTTGATAATATCATAGCCACCATGAAGGACATTTACGGTTCTAAGTGTGTGCAGATACAATATCCTATCGAGACCGGTTCAGGCTTCAATGCTCTCATTGACGTCTTATTGATGAAAAAATATTCCTGGAAGCCTGAGGGCGGTGCTCCTATTATTGAAGATATTCCAGAAGAAGAAATGGAGAAAGCCATGGAACTTCATACGGCTCTTGTAGAGGCTGCAGCCGAGAACGATGAAGGACTGATGGAGAAGTTCTTCGAGAGCGAGAGTCTGACAGAAGATGAACTTCGCGAGGGCATCCGCAAGGGATTGGTTACCCGTAGCATCTTCCCTGTATTCTGCGTTTGTGCAGGTAAGTCGATGGGCGTTCACCGCCTGATGGAGTTCCTGGGCAATGTGGTTCCTTTCGTAAGCGAGATGCCGAAACTGCATAATACACGTGGTGAAGAAATTACGCCAGACAGCAATGGTCCTGAGAGTGTTTACTTCTTCAAGACTGGTATGGAACCTCATATCGGTGAGGTAAGCTACTTCAAGGTGATGAGCGGCTCTATCAAGAATGGTGACGACCTGACTAATGCAGATCGTGGCTCCAAGGAGCGTATCGGACAGATTTATGCCTGTGCGGGTGCCAACCGTGTGCCTGTGGAGCAGTTGAATGCCGGTGATATTGGCTGTACCGTAAAGATGAAGGACGTGAAGACTGGCAATACCCTTAATGGTAAGGGAGCTGAGTGGCGTTTCGACTTCATTAAATATCCTAACCCTAAGTATTCACGTGCTATCAAGGCTGCCAATGTTCAGGATACAGAGAAACTGATGGCTGCACTCCTGAAGATGCGCCAGGAAGACCCTACTTGGATTGTTGATCAGAGCAAGGAATTGCGTCAGGTAATCGTAAGAGGACAGGGTGAGTTCCATCTCCGCACGCTGAAGTGGCGTCTGGAAAACAACGAAAAACTCAATGTGACTTTCGAAGAGCCACGTATTCCATATCGTGAGACTATTACCAAGAAGGCTCGTGCCGACTACCGTCATAAGAAACAGAGTGGTGGATCCGGTCAGTTTGGTGAGGTGCATCTCATAGTTGAACCATACGCAGAAGGTATGCCTGATCCTACGTCATTCACCTTCAACGGCCAGGAATTCAAGATGAATATCAAGAGCCGTGAAGAGGTTAGTTTGCCATGGGGTGGTAAACTGGTATTCCTCAACTCTGTGGTTGGTGGTGCCATTGATGCCCGTTTCATGCCAGCTATTCTGAAGGGTATTATGGACTGTATGGAACATGGTCCGTTGACGGGCAGTTATGCACGTGATGTACGTGTCATCGTTTATGATGGTAAGATGCACCCAGTAGATAGTAATGAACTTTCGTTCATGCTTGCTGCCCGCCATGCGTTCAGCGATGCCTTCAAACAGGCTGGTCCGAAGATTCTGGAGCCTATCTATGATCTTGAGGTTTATGTACCTGCTGATTTCATGGGTGATGTGATGAGTGATCTCCAGGGACGTCGTGCTCTCATTATGGGTATGGACAGCGAGGCTGGTTATCAGAAGCTGAGTGCCAAGATTCCTCTGAAGGAACTTGCCAGCTATTCCATCTCTCTGAGTTCATTGACAGGTGGACGTGCTTCATTCACTACCAAGTTTGCCAGCTACGAGTTGGTTCCTTCCGACATTCAGAGTAAGCTGATTGCGGATCATGAGGCAGAATTGGAGAAGGATGCTGAATAG
- the hemW gene encoding radical SAM family heme chaperone HemW, producing MAGLYIHIPFCESRCIYCGFYSTTSLKLRDDYTDALCREMQMRPAKAALGSNETIETIYLGGGTPSQLNGSQLNQIFSAIRKNYTLAENMEITMECNPDDVTGDFCETLKQLPINRISMGAQTFCNERLRFLHRRHNAGEVEEAVTLLRNIGIRNISIDLMFGFPEESLSQWMSDIRHAIQLDVEHISAYSLMYEEGTPLYHMLKQGKISEIDEETSRKMYETLIDQLTGAGYEHYEISNFAHPGFRSRHNSSYWHEVPYIGIGAAAHSYNRKQRSWNIENIQTYIRSIGDGILPSESEQLDISTRYNDLITTALRTSDGINLMKMEQEFGKELADRLLQEAQSHISRGLMKIKNGRLSLTREGLYISDDVMSDFMII from the coding sequence ATGGCAGGACTATACATACATATCCCCTTTTGTGAAAGCCGGTGCATCTACTGCGGTTTTTACAGTACCACCTCCCTCAAGTTAAGGGATGATTACACTGATGCTCTCTGCCGGGAGATGCAGATGCGCCCGGCAAAAGCCGCTCTCGGAAGCAATGAAACTATCGAAACCATCTATCTGGGCGGTGGAACCCCGAGTCAGCTCAACGGCTCCCAACTCAACCAGATTTTCTCTGCTATCAGAAAAAACTATACGCTGGCAGAGAATATGGAGATCACGATGGAATGCAATCCAGACGATGTAACCGGCGATTTCTGTGAAACGCTGAAGCAACTCCCCATCAACCGCATCAGCATGGGGGCACAGACCTTCTGTAACGAGCGTTTACGCTTTCTGCATCGCCGTCATAATGCCGGAGAGGTAGAAGAAGCCGTCACCCTACTCCGTAACATCGGCATCCGCAATATCAGTATCGACCTGATGTTCGGATTCCCTGAAGAATCTCTTTCCCAATGGATGAGCGATATCAGGCACGCCATACAGCTGGATGTGGAACACATATCTGCCTACAGTCTGATGTACGAAGAGGGAACGCCCCTCTACCATATGCTGAAACAGGGAAAGATTAGCGAAATAGATGAAGAAACCAGTCGCAAGATGTATGAAACCCTGATAGACCAGCTTACTGGAGCAGGCTACGAACATTATGAAATCAGCAATTTTGCCCATCCGGGCTTCCGTTCACGTCACAACAGCAGCTACTGGCACGAGGTACCATATATCGGAATAGGAGCAGCCGCCCACTCCTACAATAGGAAGCAGCGCAGCTGGAATATCGAAAATATCCAGACTTATATTCGAAGCATCGGCGATGGCATTCTGCCTTCTGAGAGTGAACAGCTAGATATTTCCACCCGATACAACGATCTGATAACAACCGCCTTGCGAACAAGCGACGGAATAAACCTCATGAAGATGGAGCAGGAATTCGGAAAAGAACTGGCAGACAGACTGCTCCAGGAAGCCCAGTCGCATATCAGCCGGGGGCTGATGAAAATAAAGAACGGCAGGCTCTCCCTCACTCGGGAAGGTCTTTACATATCGGATGATGTGATGAGTGATTTCATGATTATATAA
- a CDS encoding citrate/2-methylcitrate synthase, producing the protein MNKEYLIYKLSDEVKNSCKIDKDAFKKFNVKRGLRNEDGSGVLVGLTNIGNVVGYERDAEGKLTPTEGKLYYRGYELDDLVTPLLKEKRFGFEEVAFLLLSGQLPDKEELDAFKELLNDNMPLDHRTITHIIELEGSNIMNILARCVLEMYTFDPNPDDISRDNLMRQSIELIAKFPTIIAYAYNIYRHSVQGRSLHIRHPRENLSIAENFLYMMKHENYSELDARMLDLLLIIQAEHGGGNNSTFTVRVTSSTRTDTYSSIAAGIGSLKGPLHGGANIKVINMFHHLKEAIKDWGNVTELDTYLKRMLNKEAYDKTGLIYGIGHAVYTLSDPRAVELKRLAGELAKEKGREDEYNFLKLIEQEGIKCLQEHRGGSKPACANLDFYSGFIYEMIGLPQEIYTPIFAMARIVGWTAHRIEELNFEGRRIIRPAYKNILGELEYKLLNER; encoded by the coding sequence ATGAATAAAGAATATTTAATATATAAATTAAGCGATGAGGTAAAAAACTCATGCAAGATTGATAAGGATGCATTCAAGAAGTTCAATGTGAAGCGTGGACTTCGTAATGAGGATGGCTCTGGTGTGTTGGTCGGACTGACCAATATCGGTAATGTAGTGGGTTATGAGCGCGATGCAGAAGGTAAGTTGACTCCTACAGAAGGTAAACTTTATTATCGTGGTTATGAACTTGATGACCTGGTAACTCCTCTCTTGAAGGAGAAGCGCTTCGGATTCGAGGAAGTAGCCTTCCTGCTGCTCTCGGGCCAGTTGCCTGATAAGGAGGAATTGGATGCTTTCAAGGAACTTTTGAACGATAATATGCCGCTTGATCATCGTACGATCACCCATATCATCGAGCTGGAAGGCAGCAACATCATGAACATCCTGGCCCGTTGTGTGCTCGAAATGTACACCTTCGATCCGAATCCGGATGACATCAGCCGTGACAATCTGATGCGCCAGAGTATTGAGTTGATTGCCAAGTTCCCAACCATCATTGCTTATGCATACAATATCTACCGTCACTCTGTTCAGGGTAGAAGTCTACATATTCGTCATCCTCGTGAGAATCTCTCTATTGCAGAGAACTTTCTTTATATGATGAAGCATGAAAACTATTCCGAACTGGATGCCCGTATGCTCGACCTTCTCCTGATTATCCAGGCAGAACATGGTGGTGGTAACAACTCAACCTTTACAGTACGTGTAACATCTTCTACCCGTACAGATACTTACAGTTCTATTGCTGCTGGTATCGGTAGTTTAAAGGGTCCTTTGCATGGTGGTGCCAATATCAAGGTTATCAATATGTTCCACCACTTGAAAGAAGCTATCAAGGATTGGGGTAATGTAACTGAACTTGATACTTACCTTAAGCGAATGCTCAACAAGGAGGCTTATGACAAGACAGGTCTCATTTATGGTATCGGTCATGCGGTCTATACTTTGAGTGACCCACGTGCCGTTGAACTGAAGCGCCTGGCAGGTGAACTTGCCAAGGAAAAGGGTAGAGAAGACGAGTATAATTTCCTGAAGCTGATAGAGCAGGAAGGTATCAAATGTCTGCAGGAACACCGTGGAGGCAGCAAGCCAGCGTGTGCGAATCTTGATTTCTACAGTGGCTTTATCTATGAAATGATTGGTTTGCCACAGGAAATCTATACACCTATTTTCGCCATGGCACGTATCGTGGGTTGGACAGCCCATCGTATTGAAGAACTCAATTTCGAAGGCCGTCGTATTATCCGTCCTGCATATAAGAATATTCTTGGCGAACTGGAGTATAAGCTACTTAATGAGAGATAA
- a CDS encoding aconitate hydratase, translated as MILDIEMLRSFYASYSESVAQAKATVKRPLTYAEKVLFAHLFDPTQLRSYKRGVEYVDFRPNRVAMQDATAQMALLQFMNAGKDKVAVPASVHCDHLIRADVGATQDLPEACKTNKEVYDFLKSVSQKYHIGFWGPGAGIIHQVVLENYAFPGGMMVGTDSHTPNAGGLGMVAVGVGGADAVDVLTGQPWELKMPRLIGVHLTGKLSGWATPKDVILEILGILTVKGGTNAILEYFGEGLDSISTTGKATICNMGAELGATCSIFPFDQNASEYLRKTGREEIASLAQMNAAELRADDEVLADPSAFYDQIVEIDLSKVEPHLNGPFTPDAATPISHMKAKGPANDYPMVVEVGLVGSCTNSSYQDLARAASIARQAYEKGIEVKGQLIINPGSEQIRYTAERDGILDDFKKIGALIMTNACGPCIGQWKRHTDDNTRKNAIVTSFNRNFRRRADGNPNTFAFIGSPELTVALTIAGRLDFNPATDTLLDKDGNSVMLDAPTGFTFPPKGFAVEDKGFIAPSEENANVEVVISPDSNRLQKLAPFAPWDGKDLTDMPLLIKTEGKCTTDHISMAGPWLKFRGHLQNISDNLLMGAVNAFNGESNKVKNQLDGAYVEVSTAAKAYKAKGICSIVVAEDNYGEGSSREHAAMEPRFLNVKVILAKSFARIHETNLKKQGMLALTFCNKDDYNKVQEDDRISLTGLKEFAPGSKLTVTLKHKDGSEDNFEVEHTYNDTQIAWFKAGSALNFAAKK; from the coding sequence ATGATATTGGACATTGAAATGCTGAGAAGCTTTTACGCTTCGTATTCGGAAAGTGTAGCCCAGGCTAAGGCTACGGTGAAACGACCTCTTACTTATGCCGAGAAGGTGCTCTTTGCACATCTTTTCGACCCAACACAGTTGCGATCATATAAAAGAGGTGTGGAATATGTTGACTTCCGACCTAATCGCGTGGCGATGCAGGATGCGACTGCGCAAATGGCACTCTTGCAGTTCATGAATGCGGGTAAGGACAAGGTGGCCGTACCTGCTTCCGTACATTGTGATCACTTGATTCGTGCCGATGTGGGCGCAACACAAGATCTTCCTGAGGCTTGCAAAACCAATAAGGAGGTTTACGACTTCCTGAAGTCTGTTTCTCAGAAATACCATATCGGATTCTGGGGACCTGGTGCCGGAATCATCCATCAGGTAGTGCTCGAAAACTATGCATTCCCTGGAGGTATGATGGTGGGTACCGATTCTCATACTCCTAATGCCGGCGGTCTCGGCATGGTGGCAGTAGGTGTAGGTGGTGCTGATGCCGTAGATGTGTTGACCGGTCAGCCTTGGGAACTCAAGATGCCACGTCTCATTGGTGTGCATCTCACAGGTAAACTCTCTGGCTGGGCCACTCCTAAGGATGTGATTCTCGAAATCCTCGGCATCCTTACCGTAAAGGGCGGAACCAATGCCATCCTCGAATACTTCGGCGAGGGATTGGACAGCATCTCTACCACCGGCAAGGCTACCATCTGTAACATGGGAGCCGAATTGGGTGCCACATGCTCTATCTTCCCATTCGACCAGAATGCCAGCGAGTATCTCCGCAAGACAGGCCGTGAAGAAATTGCATCTCTCGCACAGATGAATGCAGCCGAACTCCGTGCTGATGATGAGGTGTTGGCAGATCCGTCTGCTTTCTACGACCAGATTGTTGAAATCGACCTTTCTAAGGTTGAACCTCATCTTAACGGTCCGTTCACTCCAGATGCAGCCACACCAATCTCTCACATGAAGGCAAAAGGTCCTGCCAACGATTATCCGATGGTAGTAGAAGTAGGATTGGTAGGTAGCTGTACCAACTCTTCTTATCAGGACTTGGCCCGTGCTGCCAGCATTGCCCGTCAGGCTTATGAGAAAGGTATTGAGGTGAAAGGACAGCTTATCATCAACCCGGGTTCAGAGCAGATTCGCTATACAGCCGAGCGTGATGGCATCCTTGATGATTTCAAGAAGATTGGAGCCCTCATCATGACCAATGCTTGCGGTCCTTGCATCGGACAGTGGAAGCGTCATACCGACGATAATACGCGCAAGAATGCCATCGTTACCTCTTTCAACCGAAACTTCCGCCGCCGTGCTGATGGTAACCCTAATACGTTTGCTTTCATCGGCAGTCCAGAGCTCACCGTGGCTCTCACCATTGCGGGCCGTCTCGACTTCAATCCGGCTACAGATACCTTGCTGGATAAGGATGGCAACAGCGTGATGCTCGATGCGCCTACAGGTTTCACCTTCCCACCTAAGGGTTTTGCCGTAGAGGATAAGGGATTCATTGCCCCAAGCGAAGAAAATGCCAATGTAGAGGTAGTCATTTCGCCTGACAGCAACCGACTCCAGAAACTTGCTCCGTTTGCTCCATGGGATGGAAAAGACCTGACAGATATGCCGCTTCTTATCAAAACCGAGGGCAAATGTACCACCGACCACATCTCTATGGCGGGTCCTTGGCTGAAGTTCCGTGGACATTTGCAGAACATCTCCGACAACCTTTTAATGGGTGCCGTTAATGCCTTTAACGGTGAGAGCAATAAGGTGAAGAACCAGTTGGATGGTGCTTATGTCGAGGTTTCTACCGCTGCCAAGGCTTACAAGGCAAAAGGCATCTGCAGCATCGTGGTGGCAGAGGATAACTATGGTGAAGGTTCTTCCCGTGAGCATGCTGCTATGGAGCCTCGTTTCCTCAACGTGAAGGTGATTCTCGCCAAGAGTTTCGCCCGCATCCACGAAACCAACTTGAAAAAACAGGGTATGCTTGCCCTCACATTCTGTAACAAGGATGATTATAATAAGGTGCAGGAGGACGACCGCATCTCTTTGACAGGTTTGAAGGAGTTTGCTCCAGGTTCTAAACTCACCGTCACCCTGAAGCACAAGGATGGTTCTGAGGATAATTTCGAGGTTGAGCATACTTATAATGATACACAGATTGCATGGTTTAAGGCTGGTTCTGCATTGAACTTTGCTGCAAAGAAATAA
- the trmD gene encoding tRNA (guanosine(37)-N1)-methyltransferase TrmD, whose product MRIDIITVLPEMLEGFFNESILARAQKKGLAEIHLHNLRDYTLDKWKRVDDYPYGGSAGMVMQCEPIDRCIAALKAEREYDDVIYVSPDGETFNQKIANEMSMQGNLIILCGHYKGIDQRVRDHLITREISVGDYVLTGGELAAAIISDAVIRLVPGVISDEQSALSDCFQDDILAAPIYTRPADYKGWKVPEILLSGNEAKIRQWEFDQAMERTKRLRPDLLK is encoded by the coding sequence ATGAGAATAGACATTATTACAGTATTACCAGAGATGCTGGAGGGATTCTTCAATGAGTCCATTCTGGCACGTGCGCAGAAGAAGGGTCTAGCGGAGATTCATCTGCACAATCTGCGTGACTACACATTAGATAAATGGAAGCGTGTGGACGACTATCCATACGGCGGAAGTGCCGGCATGGTGATGCAATGTGAACCAATAGACCGCTGCATTGCTGCACTGAAGGCAGAGCGCGAGTATGATGACGTGATTTACGTTTCGCCAGATGGTGAAACTTTCAACCAGAAGATAGCCAACGAAATGTCGATGCAGGGTAACCTCATCATCCTCTGCGGTCACTACAAGGGTATTGACCAGCGTGTGCGCGACCATCTCATTACCCGAGAAATCAGTGTAGGTGATTATGTGCTGACGGGTGGCGAACTTGCTGCAGCCATCATCTCAGATGCCGTCATCCGACTGGTTCCGGGTGTTATCAGCGACGAACAGAGCGCACTTTCCGACTGTTTCCAGGACGACATTCTTGCCGCCCCTATCTACACCCGTCCTGCCGACTACAAGGGATGGAAGGTTCCGGAGATTCTGCTCAGTGGCAACGAAGCCAAGATTCGCCAGTGGGAATTCGACCAGGCCATGGAAAGAACCAAGCGCCTGCGCCCTGACCTACTGAAATAA
- a CDS encoding patatin family protein — translation MKLNLKTTGLVLEGGGMRGVFTSGVLDAFMKHDVHFPYTVAVSAGACNGMSYMSRQPRRARISNIDYLARYQYIGIRHLVTQGCIFDRKLLYDKFPNQLLPFDFDTYFKYADGFEMVTTNCLTGKAMYLSENHDRQRALDVVRASSSLPFVSKIVEVDGIPMLDGGIADSIPVQHAIDMGWQHNVVVLTRNKGWRDMGKDHKIPYLYKNYPRLRVALSHRHRAYNEQIQLVDDLEAAGKITCIRPIRPLEVGRIEKDTDKLERLYEEGFMLGEAFCEKCVEKE, via the coding sequence ATGAAATTGAATTTGAAAACAACAGGTTTGGTTCTTGAGGGAGGAGGCATGCGAGGGGTCTTCACCAGTGGGGTACTGGATGCCTTCATGAAGCATGATGTTCATTTCCCTTATACGGTGGCTGTATCGGCTGGGGCATGTAATGGCATGTCGTATATGAGCCGCCAGCCTCGGCGTGCCCGTATCTCTAACATCGATTATCTGGCCCGATACCAGTATATCGGTATTCGCCATCTGGTGACTCAGGGGTGTATCTTCGACCGCAAATTGCTCTACGATAAGTTTCCGAACCAGCTCTTACCTTTCGATTTTGATACCTATTTTAAGTATGCCGATGGTTTCGAGATGGTTACTACCAATTGTCTTACGGGCAAGGCTATGTATCTTTCCGAGAATCATGACAGGCAGCGTGCACTGGATGTTGTGCGTGCTTCTAGCAGTTTGCCATTTGTGAGCAAGATAGTGGAAGTGGATGGCATTCCGATGTTGGATGGTGGTATTGCGGACAGTATTCCGGTACAGCACGCCATTGACATGGGGTGGCAACACAATGTGGTTGTCCTGACTCGCAACAAAGGATGGCGTGATATGGGCAAAGACCATAAGATACCTTATTTATATAAGAACTATCCTCGCCTGCGTGTGGCTCTGAGTCACCGTCATCGGGCTTATAACGAACAGATCCAGCTTGTAGATGATCTGGAGGCTGCGGGTAAGATTACCTGTATCCGTCCAATCCGTCCGTTGGAAGTTGGCAGAATAGAGAAGGATACCGATAAACTGGAACGCCTCTACGAAGAAGGTTTCATGCTGGGTGAGGCTTTCTGCGAAAAATGCGTAGAAAAAGAATAA
- a CDS encoding aminopeptidase P family protein, producing MFSKETYISRRQELKKLVKSGVIILFGNNNSPCNFPNNGYYPFRQDSTFLYYFGLQRDGLVGVIDIDNDIETLIGDDIDLVDIVWYGSVDSVHDLAAQVGVHNSAPMKTLKTICNDAMSKKRKIHFLPPYRYDIKLQIFDLLGIHPNQQKEEASMDLIKAVVKMRSTKTQEEIEELERAAVIGYKMHTTAMKLVRPGVTEKYVAGQVSGIAHSYGAMVSFPTIFSQHGEIQHGYPSMNVLEEGRLALCDAGAETMNNYCSDNTRTMPVSGKFSQRQLEIYSIVEECHDHALDVAKPGVKWADVHFSVCRLLFDRMKELGLAKGDTEEAVKAGAHAMFLPHGLGHMMGMDVHDMENLDQINVGFDEEVRPNLEQFGTNCLRMGRRLQEGFVVTDEPGVYFIPALIDDWKASGHCAEFLNFDKIETYKDFGGIRIEDDVLITKDGCRFLGKDRIPYHPKDVEEFMAANKE from the coding sequence ATGTTCAGCAAAGAGACTTACATCAGCCGCAGACAGGAGTTGAAGAAGCTTGTGAAAAGCGGCGTAATTATACTTTTCGGAAACAACAACTCACCATGTAATTTCCCTAATAACGGATATTACCCTTTCCGTCAGGACTCGACATTTCTCTATTATTTCGGATTGCAGCGCGACGGTCTGGTAGGTGTGATAGATATAGACAACGATATTGAAACCCTGATTGGCGACGACATCGACCTCGTAGACATCGTATGGTACGGAAGCGTTGACAGTGTTCACGATCTTGCAGCGCAGGTAGGCGTTCACAACTCAGCACCTATGAAAACGCTCAAGACTATCTGCAACGACGCCATGTCGAAGAAGCGCAAGATTCATTTCCTGCCACCTTACCGCTACGACATCAAACTGCAGATATTCGACCTTCTGGGCATCCATCCTAACCAGCAGAAAGAAGAGGCCAGCATGGACCTCATCAAGGCTGTTGTGAAGATGCGTTCAACTAAGACCCAGGAAGAAATCGAGGAATTGGAGCGTGCTGCTGTCATCGGATACAAGATGCATACCACAGCGATGAAGCTCGTACGTCCGGGTGTGACAGAAAAATATGTTGCAGGTCAGGTAAGCGGCATTGCCCACTCTTACGGAGCCATGGTCAGTTTCCCAACCATCTTCAGTCAGCACGGTGAAATTCAGCATGGTTATCCATCTATGAATGTACTGGAAGAAGGCAGACTGGCACTCTGTGATGCAGGTGCAGAAACTATGAACAACTACTGTTCAGACAACACCCGCACCATGCCGGTGAGCGGAAAGTTCAGCCAGCGCCAGTTGGAAATCTACTCTATTGTAGAAGAATGCCACGACCATGCACTGGATGTAGCCAAGCCAGGCGTAAAATGGGCTGACGTACACTTCTCTGTTTGCCGCCTGCTCTTCGACCGCATGAAGGAGCTCGGACTTGCAAAGGGTGATACAGAAGAGGCTGTAAAGGCTGGAGCACACGCCATGTTCCTGCCTCATGGTTTGGGCCACATGATGGGAATGGATGTTCACGACATGGAGAACCTCGACCAGATTAACGTTGGTTTCGACGAAGAGGTACGCCCTAATCTGGAGCAATTCGGTACCAACTGCCTGCGTATGGGTCGCCGTCTGCAGGAAGGTTTCGTGGTAACCGACGAGCCGGGAGTTTACTTCATCCCTGCCCTCATCGACGACTGGAAGGCATCCGGTCACTGTGCAGAATTCCTCAACTTCGACAAGATTGAGACCTATAAAGATTTCGGTGGTATCCGAATTGAGGACGATGTACTCATCACCAAAGATGGTTGCAGATTCCTGGGCAAAGACCGCATACCTTATCATCCAAAAGATGTTGAGGAGTTCATGGCAGCCAACAAGGAATAA